In a single window of the Nocardioides massiliensis genome:
- a CDS encoding S24/S26 family peptidase produces MGDIPPTTGSTPAAGRPPGRWGIVVVRGRSMQPTLRDGDRLLVRYAARRRPGQVALVRLPDGVVAVKRLAHQEPDGAWWVERDNPREGVDSWSVGAVTEPDVWGVAAVRLWPRPARLRRRR; encoded by the coding sequence ATGGGAGACATACCCCCCACCACGGGCTCTACGCCCGCGGCCGGCCGTCCGCCCGGACGGTGGGGGATCGTCGTGGTCCGGGGCCGCTCCATGCAGCCGACGCTGCGCGACGGGGACCGGCTGCTGGTCCGGTACGCCGCCCGCCGGCGGCCGGGGCAGGTCGCGCTGGTGCGTCTGCCCGACGGGGTCGTCGCGGTGAAGCGCCTCGCGCACCAGGAGCCCGACGGTGCCTGGTGGGTCGAGCGCGACAACCCGCGCGAGGGCGTGGACTCCTGGTCGGTCGGCGCAGTCACCGAACCCGATGTGTGGGGCGTGGCGGCGGTGCGACTGTGGCCGCGTCCGGCAAGGCTGCGCCGGCGTCGGTAG
- the sodN gene encoding superoxide dismutase, Ni, translated as MLARLFAPTLEAQAHCDLPCGVYDPAQARIEAESIKAIIAKVADSDDPDFRTRAVLIKEQRAELVKHHLWVLWTDYFKPPHFEKYPHLHTLVNEATKLAGAGGAKGTLDADVADQLLAKIDEIAEIFWETKKA; from the coding sequence ATGCTCGCGCGACTCTTCGCCCCCACCCTCGAGGCCCAGGCCCACTGCGACCTGCCCTGCGGCGTCTACGACCCGGCCCAGGCGCGCATCGAGGCGGAGTCCATCAAGGCCATCATCGCCAAGGTCGCCGACAGTGACGACCCGGACTTCCGCACGCGCGCCGTGCTCATCAAGGAGCAGCGCGCCGAGCTGGTCAAGCACCACCTCTGGGTGCTCTGGACCGACTACTTCAAGCCGCCGCACTTCGAGAAGTACCCGCACCTGCACACCCTCGTGAACGAGGCCACCAAGCTCGCCGGTGCCGGTGGCGCGAAGGGCACCCTCGACGCCGACGTGGCCGACCAGCTCCTCGCGAAGATCGACGAGATCGCGGAGATCTTCTGGGAGACCAAGAAGGCCTGA
- a CDS encoding anti-sigma factor, protein MNAHAGTQQSTGALGGRTTAEVSLRLPADGAFVLILRTAAAGLAARLDFPLDDIEDIRTAVDEASSMLLPQAVPGSQLACDFRLEADALTVTLQAQSADPHEPDRDSFSWQVLSALTAEVTASTDADCVRLVLTARSSTSGGATGPVGLVTES, encoded by the coding sequence ATGAACGCACACGCAGGAACCCAGCAGAGCACGGGCGCGCTCGGTGGACGCACGACCGCCGAGGTGTCGCTGCGCCTTCCCGCGGACGGGGCGTTCGTGCTGATCCTCCGTACCGCCGCGGCGGGGCTCGCGGCCCGTCTCGACTTCCCGCTCGACGACATTGAGGACATCCGCACGGCCGTCGACGAGGCCAGCTCCATGCTGTTGCCCCAGGCCGTGCCGGGCTCGCAGCTCGCCTGCGACTTCCGCCTCGAGGCCGACGCGCTGACCGTGACGCTCCAGGCACAGAGCGCCGACCCCCACGAGCCCGACCGTGACAGCTTCTCCTGGCAGGTGCTGTCGGCCCTCACCGCCGAGGTCACCGCCTCGACCGACGCGGACTGCGTGCGACTGGTGCTGACCGCCCGCTCGTCCACCAGCGGTGGCGCCACCGGACCGGTCGGCCTGGTGACGGAGTCCTGA